In one window of Chitinophagales bacterium DNA:
- a CDS encoding aspartate aminotransferase family protein: MSHKELFLRHVAQTSQAPIGIEMVKAEGVYLYGADGQQYIDLIAGFSVANIGHSHPAVVKAVQTQAAEYMHLIVYGEFIQQPQVAYAKLLTEHLPASLNCVYFTNSGTEATEGAMKLAKRVTGRTRIISFNNSYHGSTQGALSVMGGEYWRNAFRPLLPDVLHLNYGSAEALEAIDHTVACVIMETVQAEAGVNAPDAAWIQSVRKKCDEHCVLLILDEIQSGFGRTGKLWAFEHFGIVPDILLLGKALGGGMPLGAFIADQRLLSTLTHDPVLGHITTFGGHPVSCAAGKAAFEVLLASDWMATAPNLVTELGEALLQHPLVQRVHLFGAWMAVEFADDATAQSIIHRAVKHGLITDWFLFAPNCMRIAPPLCITSEEIQTITKKLLEVLNA, from the coding sequence ATTTCTCATAAGGAACTTTTTCTCAGGCATGTGGCGCAAACTTCACAAGCACCAATCGGTATTGAGATGGTGAAGGCGGAGGGTGTCTATTTGTATGGAGCGGATGGACAACAGTATATCGATTTGATTGCAGGTTTTAGCGTTGCGAACATTGGTCATTCTCATCCTGCTGTTGTGAAAGCTGTGCAAACACAGGCTGCTGAATACATGCACCTCATTGTGTATGGTGAGTTTATTCAACAGCCACAAGTAGCTTATGCGAAGTTGTTAACGGAGCATTTACCTGCGTCACTTAACTGTGTCTATTTCACCAACAGTGGCACTGAGGCAACAGAAGGAGCGATGAAGCTGGCCAAACGTGTAACAGGCAGAACACGCATCATTAGTTTCAACAATAGTTATCATGGTAGTACCCAGGGTGCGTTGAGTGTGATGGGTGGTGAATACTGGCGCAATGCATTCAGGCCTCTATTGCCGGATGTGTTACATCTGAACTATGGTAGTGCGGAAGCATTGGAGGCAATTGATCATACGGTTGCTTGTGTGATTATGGAAACCGTGCAGGCAGAGGCCGGTGTGAACGCACCTGATGCAGCATGGATACAATCAGTCAGGAAAAAATGTGATGAGCACTGTGTGTTATTGATACTGGATGAAATTCAATCTGGCTTTGGTAGAACAGGTAAGCTCTGGGCTTTTGAACATTTTGGTATTGTACCTGATATCTTGTTGTTAGGAAAAGCATTAGGTGGAGGTATGCCGCTGGGTGCTTTTATTGCAGATCAACGATTGTTATCCACGCTCACACATGATCCCGTGCTGGGACATATCACTACGTTTGGCGGTCACCCAGTTTCTTGTGCTGCCGGTAAAGCGGCTTTTGAAGTCTTATTAGCTAGCGATTGGATGGCGACTGCACCGAATTTAGTAACTGAGCTTGGAGAAGCATTATTGCAACATCCTTTGGTGCAGCGTGTGCATCTTTTTGGTGCTTGGATGGCTGTGGAGTTTGCAGACGATGCAACTGCACAATCCATCATTCATCGTGCGGTAAAACACGGCTTAATTACAGACTGGTTTTTATTCGCACCGAATTGCATGCGTATTGCACCACCGCTCTGCATCACCAGCGAAGAGATACAAACAATTACCAAAAAACTATTGGAAGTATTGAACGCTTAA
- a CDS encoding gamma carbonic anhydrase family protein gives MALILPVENKHPQFGQDCFVAPNATIVGDVTMGDQCSVWFNAVVRGDVHYIRMGNKVNVQDGAVIHCTYQKHPTNIGNHVSIGHNAIVHGCTIHDHVLIGMGAIVMDRCEVHSNSIIAAGAVVLEGTIVEAGTIYAGVPAKKVKNIPPELISGEIERIANNYTHYASWFDAHNQAPTSNL, from the coding sequence ATGGCACTAATCCTTCCTGTAGAAAACAAACATCCACAATTCGGGCAGGACTGTTTTGTTGCGCCGAATGCTACAATTGTAGGTGATGTAACCATGGGTGATCAATGCAGCGTTTGGTTCAATGCAGTGGTGCGGGGAGATGTACACTATATCCGCATGGGTAATAAAGTGAATGTACAGGACGGCGCGGTCATTCATTGTACTTACCAGAAACATCCCACCAATATCGGCAACCATGTGTCCATTGGCCACAATGCCATCGTACATGGCTGCACCATTCATGATCATGTGTTGATTGGCATGGGCGCTATTGTAATGGACCGCTGCGAAGTGCATAGCAATTCTATCATCGCTGCAGGTGCAGTTGTATTAGAAGGCACTATCGTTGAAGCCGGAACCATTTACGCAGGTGTGCCCGCTAAAAAGGTAAAGAATATTCCACCGGAACTCATCAGCGGAGAAATAGAACGTATTGCCAATAACTATACCCACTATGCATCCTGGTTTGATGCACACAACCAAGCACCAACATCCAACTTATGA
- the rsgA gene encoding ribosome small subunit-dependent GTPase A — protein sequence MRARVYKSTGSWYQVKSDAGSRYNARLKGVFKTEDISSTNPIAVGDEVEIEEELETEQSAVITEIHDRKNYVIRASPHTRWQHHIIASNLDQSLLFITLKEPRTSQGFVDRFLISCEAYHIPAILIVNKADIYRKKELALFEEWKEMYTAIGYTVLLTSVLESMGMDEVRSLLQHKTTLLSGHSGVGKSSFINAVFPEMGLRTQEVSGWSGKGMHTTTFAEMFDIPGGGSIIDTPGIRELGLVDISKQELSHYYPEMRQYINDCQFNNCSHINEPGCAVKNAVAEGLIHENRYISYLGLYDSIEENQY from the coding sequence ATGCGTGCACGGGTGTATAAATCAACAGGTAGCTGGTATCAGGTAAAAAGTGATGCCGGTAGCCGCTATAATGCACGCCTGAAGGGTGTTTTCAAGACAGAAGATATCTCCTCTACCAACCCCATTGCTGTAGGCGATGAAGTGGAAATTGAGGAGGAGCTGGAGACGGAGCAATCGGCTGTCATCACTGAGATTCATGATCGTAAAAACTATGTGATCCGCGCTTCTCCACATACCCGCTGGCAGCACCATATTATTGCTTCCAATCTGGATCAGAGTTTGCTTTTTATTACCTTGAAAGAACCACGCACTTCACAGGGTTTTGTAGATCGATTCTTAATCTCTTGTGAAGCCTATCATATACCGGCTATCCTCATCGTCAACAAAGCAGATATCTACCGCAAAAAAGAATTGGCTTTGTTTGAAGAATGGAAGGAGATGTACACTGCTATTGGCTATACCGTTCTGCTTACCAGTGTACTGGAAAGCATGGGTATGGATGAAGTGCGTAGTTTGTTACAGCATAAGACGACGCTCTTAAGTGGACATAGTGGCGTAGGTAAATCCAGCTTTATCAATGCAGTATTTCCTGAAATGGGTTTGCGTACGCAGGAAGTGAGTGGCTGGAGTGGAAAGGGGATGCATACCACCACTTTTGCTGAAATGTTTGATATACCCGGAGGCGGCAGTATTATTGATACGCCCGGTATTCGCGAGTTGGGTTTGGTGGATATCAGTAAGCAGGAGCTATCGCATTATTATCCGGAAATGCGGCAGTATATCAATGATTGTCAGTTCAACAATTGCTCACACATCAATGAGCCAGGATGTGCTGTAAAAAATGCCGTTGCTGAAGGGCTAATTCATGAGAACAGGTATATCAGTTATCTTGGTTTATACGATTCTATTGAAGAGAATCAGTACTAA
- the ubiE gene encoding bifunctional demethylmenaquinone methyltransferase/2-methoxy-6-polyprenyl-1,4-benzoquinol methylase UbiE, whose product MGQFAHDEVVPFGDSQLEKKAQVAQMFDKIAFRYDFLNRFLSGGSDIVWRKKAIKELGKTNPKLILDVATGTGDVAIMTWKQLRPEKIIGVDISKGMLDLGRKKIKDLGLSHAIELQQGDSEHLQFADGHFDAISVAFGVRNFENLVKGLKEMHRVLKPGGNLVVLEFSKPRQIGFKGIYDLYMTHIAPVLVQLFSSNKQAYQYLNKSVQAFPEGQDFLNIMHEAGFTQTYLKKLSLGICTIYCGTKSASANH is encoded by the coding sequence ATGGGTCAATTTGCACACGACGAAGTAGTTCCTTTTGGCGATAGTCAACTGGAGAAAAAGGCGCAAGTAGCACAGATGTTCGATAAGATCGCTTTTCGCTACGATTTTCTGAATCGTTTCCTGAGCGGTGGTTCAGATATTGTATGGCGTAAAAAAGCGATTAAAGAATTGGGTAAAACCAACCCTAAGCTGATTCTCGATGTAGCCACCGGTACAGGTGATGTGGCCATCATGACTTGGAAGCAATTGCGACCCGAAAAAATCATCGGCGTAGATATTTCTAAAGGCATGTTAGATCTGGGCCGCAAAAAGATCAAAGACCTGGGTTTAAGTCATGCGATTGAGCTCCAACAGGGCGATAGCGAGCACTTACAGTTTGCAGATGGTCATTTTGATGCGATTTCTGTGGCTTTTGGGGTAAGAAACTTCGAAAACCTTGTTAAAGGACTCAAAGAAATGCATCGTGTATTGAAGCCGGGCGGTAATTTAGTGGTGTTGGAATTTTCTAAACCCAGACAAATTGGCTTCAAAGGGATTTATGATTTGTACATGACCCATATTGCCCCTGTGTTGGTTCAGTTGTTTTCCAGCAATAAACAAGCTTATCAATACCTGAATAAAAGCGTTCAGGCCTTTCCAGAGGGACAGGATTTCTTAAACATTATGCATGAAGCAGGATTTACCCAAACGTATTTGAAAAAACTGAGCCTGGGCATATGCACCATCTACTGTGGTACAAAGTCTGCTTCCGCAAACCATTGA
- a CDS encoding outer membrane beta-barrel protein, with amino-acid sequence MHHLLWYKVCFRKPLILLIAGILLCASLKAQQIYRADHDDWTYYFGLTLGYNSAYLHHTKSTRFMQNDSVLTVEPGSSGGIVMGLLATARISDRLQIRTNPQLIIGGAKYFNYTLGSRQAFEQPTVKQTLPATLVSFPVHMKLNSDRIGNFRMYLLGGLRYDMDLSSNSSARNAEDLIKLKRNDYLIETGLGFNFYLPFVTISPEIKFSRGITNMHQTDPALKYSSVIDKIQSRMIVFSLHFED; translated from the coding sequence ATGCACCATCTACTGTGGTACAAAGTCTGCTTCCGCAAACCATTGATCCTGCTAATTGCAGGTATCTTGTTATGTGCTTCACTCAAAGCACAACAAATCTATCGTGCTGATCATGATGACTGGACCTATTACTTCGGTCTAACTTTAGGCTATAACAGCGCTTACTTGCATCATACAAAATCAACCAGGTTTATGCAGAATGATTCTGTACTAACGGTTGAACCAGGATCAAGCGGTGGTATTGTCATGGGCTTATTGGCAACAGCACGCATCAGCGATCGTTTACAAATTCGCACCAACCCACAACTGATTATCGGTGGAGCTAAATACTTCAATTATACATTAGGCAGCCGACAGGCTTTTGAACAACCCACGGTGAAACAAACTTTGCCTGCTACTTTGGTGAGCTTTCCTGTGCACATGAAATTGAATTCTGACCGCATTGGTAATTTCAGAATGTATTTGTTGGGCGGACTTCGATACGATATGGATTTAAGCAGCAATTCTTCTGCACGAAATGCAGAAGACCTGATTAAACTCAAACGAAACGATTACCTGATTGAAACCGGATTGGGTTTTAATTTCTATTTACCGTTTGTAACTATCTCCCCTGAAATAAAGTTCAGCAGAGGTATCACCAATATGCATCAAACAGATCCTGCACTGAAATATTCCAGTGTCATTGATAAAATACAATCGCGCATGATTGTATTCTCCCTGCATTTTGAAGATTAG
- a CDS encoding dihydroorotase, producing MSKYVIKDTCIVNEGQRIYGDLLIADGRIEKIGGTISDSNAKEIPANGQLLLPGVIDDQVHFREPGLTHKATIGTEAKAAVAGGVTSFMEMPNTMPPAFTLDLLENKYKIAAQSSLANYSFFMGTSNNNLEEVVKVNQHKNDICGVKIFMGASTGNLLVDDPLQLNGLFERVEVLIATHCEDEAMIRHNLEQAKASGRTLTAKDHPIIRDVDACFECSLRAVQLAKKHGTRLHILHITTEKELQLFSNMLPLEEKRITSEVCVHHLHFTDQDYERLGNQIKCNPAIKAPHNREALWKALNDDVIDVIATDHAPHTWAEKDEDYLHAHAGLPLVQHPLLMMLHYVQEGRITLEKVVEKMSHAVARCFQIKDRGFIREGYFADLVLVDMQQPYTVTKENILYKCGWSPLEGFQFPATVTHTFVNGHLVYGNGVWDASQYGQRLQFNRD from the coding sequence ATGTCAAAATACGTCATTAAAGATACATGCATTGTTAACGAGGGACAAAGAATTTACGGTGATCTGCTGATTGCAGATGGTCGTATAGAAAAAATCGGCGGAACCATCAGCGATAGCAATGCTAAAGAGATACCTGCTAATGGTCAGCTGTTGCTTCCCGGCGTCATTGATGATCAGGTTCATTTCAGAGAACCCGGCCTAACCCATAAAGCCACCATTGGCACAGAAGCCAAAGCAGCAGTTGCTGGGGGCGTTACCAGCTTTATGGAAATGCCCAATACCATGCCACCGGCATTTACTTTGGACTTACTTGAGAACAAATACAAAATCGCTGCGCAATCTTCACTGGCCAACTATTCTTTTTTCATGGGCACTTCTAACAATAACCTGGAAGAAGTAGTGAAAGTAAATCAGCACAAAAATGATATCTGTGGCGTAAAAATTTTCATGGGTGCATCTACAGGAAACTTACTGGTAGATGATCCTCTGCAATTAAACGGCTTATTTGAGCGCGTAGAAGTATTGATAGCAACGCATTGCGAAGACGAAGCCATGATTCGCCATAATCTGGAGCAAGCAAAAGCATCCGGTAGAACCTTGACAGCAAAAGACCATCCTATCATCCGAGATGTGGATGCCTGCTTTGAATGTTCACTGCGTGCGGTACAGCTGGCTAAGAAACATGGTACACGTTTGCACATACTGCATATCACAACAGAAAAAGAATTGCAGCTCTTCAGCAATATGCTGCCATTAGAAGAAAAGCGCATTACTAGTGAGGTTTGTGTGCATCACCTCCATTTTACTGATCAGGATTATGAACGATTAGGCAATCAGATCAAATGCAATCCTGCTATCAAAGCGCCGCACAATAGAGAAGCATTGTGGAAAGCGCTGAATGATGATGTGATTGATGTGATTGCCACCGACCATGCCCCACATACCTGGGCCGAGAAGGATGAAGATTATTTACATGCCCACGCCGGACTACCACTCGTGCAGCATCCGTTACTGATGATGTTGCATTATGTGCAGGAAGGACGCATCACATTGGAGAAAGTGGTGGAGAAAATGAGCCATGCAGTAGCCAGATGCTTTCAGATCAAAGACAGGGGTTTTATCCGCGAAGGGTATTTTGCCGATCTGGTATTGGTTGACATGCAGCAACCATATACGGTTACCAAAGAGAATATTCTGTACAAATGTGGCTGGAGTCCGCTGGAAGGTTTCCAGTTTCCGGCAACAGTTACCCATACTTTCGTAAACGGACATCTGGTTTATGGAAATGGGGTGTGGGATGCATCACAATATGGCCAGCGTTTACAGTTTAATCGCGATTAA
- a CDS encoding DNA mismatch repair protein MutS codes for MQADKTTLSDLSIFSSEEDHSVFHALNFTETNGGRDYLRQILARPLSSTKEIRDTQKTIQHLLQILPRWNSRISNGTIMVAEKFYETQITSMPKGANIYSAYIYKWLNASDFSICRYSVEHFVHLLQGMQEIHDLLYGTDSSIQISLWLQRISMLLNKPGVHDILRIDNPKKISIIQILDIASFMHGHYKQAAFELIDIFSKIDAYLSLAKACQHFQLCFPEVTDAEEPSIIAEQLYHLLLPTPVSYDVQLNRASNFLFLTGANMAGKSTFIKAVGVGVYLAQLGMGVPAKSMRISFFDGLLSNIHVMDNIVKGESYFFNEVQRIRKTIEKISDGKKWLILIDELFKGTNVQDAMKCSTTVIEGLRRMQNAVFILSTHLYEIGEPLQQYPNIQFRYFETHVQDDQLAFSYQLKEGISNDRLGYLILKREGVVELLNKL; via the coding sequence ATGCAGGCAGACAAGACTACCCTGTCAGACTTATCCATATTCAGCTCAGAAGAAGACCACTCGGTCTTTCACGCATTGAACTTTACTGAAACCAATGGAGGCAGGGACTATCTGCGACAAATACTGGCGCGCCCACTGAGTTCTACCAAAGAAATCAGGGATACGCAGAAAACCATTCAGCATTTATTGCAAATACTGCCCAGATGGAATAGCCGTATTTCCAATGGCACCATCATGGTGGCTGAAAAGTTTTATGAAACGCAGATCACCAGCATGCCCAAAGGCGCGAATATCTATTCTGCGTATATCTATAAATGGCTAAATGCTTCCGATTTTAGTATCTGCCGGTATTCAGTGGAACATTTTGTACACCTACTGCAGGGCATGCAGGAAATACATGATCTCTTATACGGTACCGATAGCAGTATTCAAATCAGCTTATGGTTGCAGCGTATCAGCATGCTACTGAATAAACCAGGCGTGCATGATATCCTGCGTATAGACAATCCTAAAAAGATCAGCATCATCCAGATATTGGATATCGCATCCTTCATGCATGGGCATTACAAACAAGCCGCTTTTGAACTGATTGATATCTTCAGCAAGATAGATGCTTACCTCAGCTTAGCCAAAGCTTGCCAGCATTTCCAGCTTTGTTTTCCTGAAGTAACAGATGCTGAAGAACCTTCCATTATTGCTGAACAACTCTATCACTTGTTGTTACCAACACCGGTGTCGTATGATGTTCAATTGAACAGAGCCAGCAACTTCCTATTTCTTACTGGCGCCAATATGGCGGGTAAGAGCACTTTTATCAAAGCTGTGGGTGTAGGTGTGTATCTGGCACAATTGGGTATGGGTGTGCCCGCTAAAAGCATGCGCATTAGTTTCTTTGATGGACTGCTCAGCAATATCCATGTGATGGATAATATTGTTAAGGGAGAGAGTTATTTCTTCAATGAAGTGCAACGCATTCGCAAGACCATTGAAAAAATCAGTGATGGCAAAAAATGGCTGATCCTGATTGATGAATTGTTCAAAGGAACCAATGTGCAAGATGCCATGAAGTGCAGCACAACCGTGATTGAAGGCTTGCGCAGGATGCAAAATGCTGTATTCATTCTTTCGACACACTTATACGAAATAGGCGAACCACTGCAACAATACCCCAATATCCAATTCCGCTATTTTGAAACCCATGTACAGGACGACCAGCTGGCTTTTAGCTATCAACTGAAAGAGGGTATCAGTAATGACCGATTGGGCTACCTGATTCTGAAAAGAGAAGGTGTAGTAGAGCTGCTGAACAAACTCTAG